tttcaaatattattacgGTAGAACAACTATCTTTTTACTAAGTGTCTGTTTAGGGAATAAGTACTCTCTCATAAATAAGTCCATCTCATTTAGAGCCAACTCAGCATGTAATTTCACAACATCATCATTTTCGGTCGCTAAAATGTGCTTCAAAGAACGATACAAATCTAGCAGACTTGATTCAAGTACTGACATGGCCTCTTCACCAAGTCCTCTAAGCATTAGCGTAACTACGTTCACACACGCCCTCTTTACGATAATCTCGGAGTCGGTTTTTAAGATTGACACTAAGCAGTTCATGACCTGAAAGAGttttaaaaagtaaagaaataaaacaaaaataataaatgaaatataaatttcGAATtactatataactttaaaataaaatgtaataacaaaaaagaTCGACGTTTCGGAACCATCATGGAACCAATCTCAAGAACAAtgatagaaaatacaaattattgaaTTTCTTTGTATCTatagaaacaataaaaacaatagcaaTACTTTTgagaataatttaaataattttatttttttttaaatcttgtgTCTGTTTTGTCCTATAAAACGTATTACCACCTCTCAAGAGGACAACGATTTTCACTTTTGGCAATCCTTATTCcctaaaaaaatttatttttaaataaataaaatttacctCATAAATTACCGAGCCTAAAGAAAACCTGAGAAGTTTGCAGACTTCTCCAAGGTTGGTTAGACTACTGGCACGGAGATCAGAATCAGGGTGTTTGGTGACCGTCAGTATGCAATTTAGGAGATCTTGTCTGTAGTGCGGTACCAACTCacctacaacaacaaaaatcaaaaatattacataGTATTTAAGAATACTGAGTAATGATAGGCTTACTACAGTATTGTAATTGTTCATGGTAATTGAAAAGGTAACacaataaaaatgatttcaCATTTACTTTCATCATTATTGCTGGGAGTGAACCCCATGGACAACAGGCCACGAATACCCCTTTCAGATCCTGCCTATGACCCTGTATCCCCTATAAAAGAACTCAAATCAATTCTACAATTTTTCATGCAAAGTTTCTGACTTTTATTTAATGGCATTTGGTAGGTTAACTGGATcgtaaacaaatatttcttaCCCAAGTTTCTTGTGGCCTTTACAAGTGATTCCCCAATCTTCATTCTTATTTCTGCATCACAGCCAGCTTGTCTAGAATTTGCATATTCTTCACATAAGGCTGGTATAACTTGATCTGGATACACATCAGCCATTGCTTCAAGACCTCGTATGGCAGCCAAATAAATATAGGAATCATCATCAGTAAGCTTCTCTTTGAAGATCACAAATAAAGTGTCTTTCTTCTGCATGGCTTTTGGATCTTTGGCATGAAGTAACTTAGAAAGAGCTATTAAAGCATGACCTCTTACTGGTAGCAGAGGGTCAAAGAGATCTTTATATGCTTCATCAAATGACTCGCTGACAATTTCTTCATCAGGTTCCTCCTTTGTTTTCCTCGTCTTAGTGGTACCATCAGATACTGGAAGATGTTTTAACTCAGTTGAACGAAGTGAGTCTTTGCTGCTGTGTGAGAGCTTCTTCGGTTTTTGTCCAAGAACCGTTTCATTTGGCATTTCTTTTCTGACCTGCTCTTTACTCTCAACTACTGCATCATTTTCACCAGAACACGACTTAGGAGAATGTTTATCTTGGAGGCTTAACAAATCTTTTGCCTGTTTTGCCAATTCTGATTTCATTCTGGGACGGACATCCTTTGGTGCATCAACCTTTAAAGCACCATGTGTGCCTATGCTGATTAGTAAATTCAATGCCATCTCTTTCAAATATTCATTACCATAATTGTCTGCAATTACAGTGAGCAGGGGAAGAAGTGAAGACAGCATCTTCTTTAAATCTTTCTCAACCTATCAAAgcaaaatttattatttatatagtaatTAAAAATGAACAGTGGGCTATGTAGTAGACTTTAAATTACACATATCACATgtactgtatctataatttAGTGTGCATGCATTCACCTATCTAGAGCTGTAACTGTAAGATCATGATTTAACTGCAATATACTTTACTTTGTATAAAATCGAAAATGAATGGGTTTGAATTATTGTAGGTACAGCACCACAGGTTTAATAACCTTTATGGTCCTATTCTCATCTCTGCAAACATTTACCAGGCAATATACTTACAACAGTGTTCTAttgtaatatacagtaatactttAACCAATTTTTACCTGCTTGATATCAGCTACAATGAGGCCAAGCAATCCTAAAGCCATACTCAGGGTCTCATCCTCAAACATTGCAGAGTTTTCCTGACTCCTTGTGCGCTCCATACCTTTACACACACGCTGTAATGTAGCCTCAATGAAAGCTATCATCTGTTTTTTATTCTCCAAGACATCTGGTCCCATTTCATCACAAATTTTAGCGACCAGATTCAAAACCACTAGAGCGTGTTGAATATTGTGAAGCttatctgattggtcaatttcaAATTGTAATAAGACTTCGGAAACGGGAGGCTTTTCGCTGGTATGCACAGCGTCATCTTCTGTATTGCTACTCATAATATTAGTTAATTCCTGATacatataaaaagaaatactgATTAAATGTATCGCATATATTTTTACTATACACATTCACCAGCAAGTAACTTGCCAAATtatacaggatggataaactactGTATTTCACACTATTTTGATTTAAAGGTAAAAATACTTACATTTAAAACTGCAATAAAAAAGTCTCCCATTAACTTGTTCATTtttgattttccaaaaatttcAAATAATACGGTTGCGGCTACATCCTGGTCACCAACAACATCTATAGAAGCTGTTTCAGAAGATCTACAGTAggaaaaatataacaaatggttaaaccattttgtgcagtGTGCAAAAACCTTTTTCCTTAGTACtgtatttactttaaattaactAAGGTCTAGTATTATACGCAAAAGGCTACTAAAACTAATTGCAATGACAGTTTCCATTCTAGTGGCTATTTCAATAACTGGAGTAGTCAGTGAAGCTATCACAACATCTagaacaacaataaaaaaaacctagCTATCAACCATAATAGATAATACAtcataaagaaaaatattggTCGGACGTCTTAATTACAACCTTTGACACCGTTTATTGTCAGGGCTCGTCGGCTGTAAATAGCCTGACACAGGATTTAGCCCAGACAGGCATGACAACTGCTAATTTCAGACACACAAAACAGTTCTAGACCTTTAACAACCCAAAGACAGGGCAGGTGCTAGAAGTTTGTGTGGATCCTAACCTAAGCCTAACATTTTACCTTTTTCAGTTCTTGATGTCATGCACAAATTCTTCTAAATTCTTCTATTAATTCTTCtaaaaattttatttaacaattcTACTTTTCTAGGGTATATCCTCTCGATATTCTATGCTTTACATTTTCTTGACTTATTTTTTACGTAGTACTGTAAAAAGTGCTCATACTCTTCCAGGCAAAATACAGTAAGCAGCTAAATGGATCTTGTCGGAGAATACAAAACGTGCTTTAAAGTTGGCAACAAAACTGTCCTCAACACAGTTCAATAATATGTCCTATAATTAGAGAAAAGCTTGCAACATACCCATTATCCTCAGAAACTGCAACAATAGCACCTCCAGCTGACCCTGGCAGAAAATTGAGATGCGGAGACATGACATCCAAATGAGAGTTATGTTGGAGAAGTGTTAGATGCTGAAGGACTTGGATAGAAATTGAGGTATCGGTCATCTTGAAATACTGATGGATTAGGTCTTCTACTGGTGATCTGAGAATcataaattttaacttaattGGAGACTTATTACCGTAAATGTTGAGAGTGAACAATGGAAATCTGTGCATACTTACAAACCAATCAGTGTTGTGTTGTTAAATCATAGAGTACAGTAATAATCTCTAAGAGAAActtaacagttcttttcagaactaatatacatggtgtaccgcaaactttatatcaatctCTATGGTTACAATGGTTACATACACCAGACCAAATTAAGAAAATCTCACTCTCTACAaaagattattataaatacatcttttcatggcaatttttttttttaaagtttttaaaagaTTAACATTTCTTTACCTTAGATGAGATATTCCATTATTCAAAAATATGCAAAGTTTAAAGAGAGGATGTATGATTGGTTGGATTGACTGAAGAAGGTCATGTGATGCTTCTGATCCACCAATCACGTACACTCTATGAAGACTATCAATGCATGATGACAGTGAATTTTCAAGTACTACAATGCTTCCTGGACTTGACAGAGTGTTTATGTctgtgtaaaaaaaataagacaAATATGAGCACATCTATCTTCCTACAAACttactataaagctctgtttacactatcaaaatttatatgacaaaaaaatgtgatgtgccaatatatagatatgatgatgtcatatcactaccatatttgggtatatcaccaccatatttgagcacatcacactttttttgtcaaactagtttgatagtgtagacagagcttaagaactaGAGAGTCAATCCAACACATCAAGACATTTATCCAAGAAAAGACATCAATCAGATATGCCAGTTTGAATTGACACCAACTAGTCACGTACACcattaagggtctttcacacatGTTCCGGCACAGTTCCGATCCGGTGCCGCCAAAtcaaatcgaacgtcaatgttgtTTCATTTTTACGATGCATGACAAGGCTATGTTCCAATCAATATGAGCatagaaacaaaacattgacaTTCGATTTGATTTTCTAGCACCGTGACGGAATaagtgtgaaagaccctttacacATGCTGGAAGCGTGTTGAGAGAGAAAACTTTCAACCTACACAATGAGAAGTAAGTTCATACCTTTGTGAACACATTTTAGTAAAGGCTCTTGTAACGGATGAATGAGCAATTCTAAGGCCAGTTGATAGTGCCTTGTAATGACATTATTGATGAAGGAACAAGCTATTCTGAGGAACTTCTTCATCGTAAGAACATCTTTGCATGCGACTAAATCAAGAACCTGATAGACGCACAGAGAATATAATATTAGGGATACTAAGAATTAGAGGCCTGTTTCttctgggtttttttttattggtcaaGATTTATGGACCCTCTTCTAATTTTTGTATAACATCAAATCCGATAACCCAAGCCAATTAGATTCAAGGATCGttattaatgtatactgtaACTGGAAAGTTGACTGTCTTTGGCAATAGATAATTATTCATACatagatacatttttttaatggaaaaggcaaaattTTAAGTGATTTTTTGTGAACTTAAAACAACAAATAAGACAAACCTGTGGGCATATGCTTTGATAGTAGACATCTAGTGGTATATGTTTAGGACAATTTACCAGAAGTTTGCCAATCATCTCACATTGTTTCCAGTTACCATCACCtaaaaagaaaaagtaaaataaatgattttgtaTTATGCActttgtcaattgtatgacccactatacaacccccgggagaggtgcgtcatttgtcccaTGTGGatcataccttatgaataccatgacgcacccatgcgTCAATAATGTGACTTACCTTTAAgttaccatgacgcacccattttgacgcactgtgaccatgttttttatgatattttggGTGGTAaggtgacggacattgacacaccattggtcattgatttgatttgacgtaccatctaggtttttttaCGCACTCATGTGTcggtaattatttgtaaatgacgcacccatgacgcacctacCCCGGGGGTCATATAGttggtcatacaattgacaagtgcattacatCCAAATACAAAACgataatactaattaatagTCTAAACATATTTGATCTTTAGTTATTCATACTGTACCTCCTGTGCAATGGAGTATACCACTGAGAACATTGTAAACACCATCAGGTTTCATCAATCTCTCTGAGAGCAGCTTTCCACATGCTTTACGGAGCCAAGCAGGAGCTGGTGACAGAGGGCTCTTTTGTTTTGTTCCACTAGTCTTTAATGGACCACCTTGAAGAAGAAGTAGTTCACGAATCACCATTGGTTGATAGAGTTTGTTTAGAAGAGCGTCCAACTCTTTCCTCCAAATATGCCGATCATCTGTCAGATTGTCTGTTATTGCTAAGGAACTTTCTGCCAGTTGACCTTCTGAAGTTCCTGAAGAACTAGCCAATCGGTCTTCTGATACAACTGAAGAACCTGCCAAAGGATCATCTGGTGTCCTTTTTGCACCAGGTACAGGAATTTGTTTGCGAAATGGCTTAAAACTCAATTGTAACAAAGCAGCTAGGAAATCATTTAAGAACTTAGAAAGAATAACACTTCCTAAAGTTGTCACTTTTGTACACTCCAGCAAAATGTTCAACACTTTGACAAGATTCTGTTTCTTGTTCATATCTGAAAATGTTCTTGTCTCTGTCAAAAACTCACTAAATTCTGATCGCATTGATAGTGGAATACCAACACCGGCATCAAGGTTTGGAGAGATTCCGAGACAAACAATGAATTGGGTTAAAGTGGTGACAATTTTTTGATCACTGATACTAAGTGCATCTGGTGCGAGTGGTGGGGCATAATCATGTGGTCGTTTCTTTATAAAAGcttcattttctttttgttttttcttctcttGTTTGATATTTAACAGCAATGATCGTTTTAGACAAAGTAATAGTTGTGAACAGGTTTCAAGGAAGAGGGAGACATATTCTGATGATTTTTCAAATTGTTCATATTTTGGTAAAGATTGGTGTAATTCAGAAAACCTGTCTTCATgaattttactgtgtaattctTTTAGATTTATCTGGAAAAGACTTGACAATCCATATTCAGTGACAGCTGCAAAAAAAACATTAtccaaaattatatttattatataaatataatttataaataaaacatatgatTAATATAACGTTTGTTAAGGCTATGCCTACAATTCAGAACGCTGTTAGTGTCAGAGAGTAAAGTTTAGGCCTCTAGCTCTAGACTGGCCACTGCACTACGCGGTGTACTgacgatcgggaccacggaCGATTGTGCCCAGGCGACGATCGGGCCCAAAGCGTGAGACTACGCGCTAGTCATCCCGTCTACCAAACCTAGCTAGGCtgggctagtaggcctactgtaaactACCTAGGCCGATACGAAGAAGGCTGGCTTGTATATATTTAATTCTATACTTAATaattctaatataataataatgcaagGTTATCTCACTAATATTTTCTGGTTTTTGCTGGATAGGTGAAACGAGAATTGTTATTGCATGAAGCACGTCGCGACTACTGTATGCCGCCatgttattaaattgaaaatatatagcGCGCCACCTATCGAAATAGTTGATGAAGGGAATTCCCCTTTTATCATCCACGTTCTTGTTGTAGAGAATaccatgtgttttttttaaataccacaTTTTAACTATTAATAACCGACACAAAAATGATACAAATCAAAATTTATATTGCTAGAAGATTAAACTTCTTTATTCATACAATTtattgaaaagaaaacaaatcactgtgatttttacaataaaaccaattttgtatatattggtTTGTcttaacagaaaaaaaacaatagaatcttaatttttaattattcttattattattataatataccattcaaaatttaaaataagtaatttgttTATAGAGATTGttccaaaacatcattctattTATAGACATCCCAGAACAAGGCATTTCTAATACagaattattttcatcaatTGGCATGTTCGATTGGAGACTATTGTTTTTCTGTTGCCATAGTATttgataaacaaattatttttgaaatcaaattttcgTTTTTAGTGTGAAGGTAAAAATATTTTGGGAAGGAGatgatttttttcaattttaaacaaattattgtttaccattttgaataaaaaaaatgaataacagaTTTTCAGTTGAACACAAAGGTTTCCCAATCGAATATGCCAATTTTACGAAAATgattatatgttttaaatatatattttcttatctGTCACAGACAGATGTATAAGGGCCATTATAATCAAATAATGCAactgcatataaaataataaccaaTACAAGTCTTAAAAACACAGCaaatgtgacaaaattaaaataaagaacttATGTTATATTTCTTTGGTGTGCTCTTATactaaatttcaaatttgaaATCTATTTCTGTCCTGTTAAGACGTACAACGTATTATTTTGGAATCATAAACGTGACAATTTTGACATTAACCTAAAACCAACATACAGAATGATCTGAACATTAAATGTTGAATTTATTTGAACACTCACACACgactatattgttataatagtAATCTAATAATTAACATTTGTTAAGATTTATAAACtggttttataataaattattaatatattttaacattaatgtacatTAAGTTGATTAAGTCTAATTTGGTCACGTCTTTTCTAGCACAAATTCATTTCAATAGCACTAGGTCAAAGGGTAAGGGTCGGATGAAGGGTCAATTATATAGCAACAAAATGCCAGGAAAGAATACAGAAAACACAGGATGGCCAATTTCAAtacattgaaataaataaaataatacaactgAAATGTCATAATATTTGAGTTCTTTCATCAGCTAAGCATGTTTTGAGTAGACGATGAATATACTGAAAGTCAATAGGTTGTCATGGTTGGTGCAATGGTATAGTAGGTGTCTGTAGTGTAAGCACacacattttaatgtatttagtCTTTATACTGGTTCAGAAAGTTAGTGTGAAATGCTGTATATCTTTCCATCACTTCAGTTATTTTCGCAACAGGAGGAAGTATCGTTGTTCTGGAAAAGAAGAGAGTTTACATTGTAAAGcttttgtctacactatcaaactattttgatgatgtgcccaaaatatggtagtgatatgcccaaatatggtagtgatatgacatcatgtccatataaataaataacaaattcaaaTAATACATTACCTAAAATGGAATGTTCCTTCCACTTGCCCGAATCCACTGCCGGGCACTACACATATACCAGCATCTTCCAATAGGCTCTCCGCATAGAATGCATCCGGTTGCTTGCCCAATTTCTAAAAAGGAATAAGAATCGAATGAAAGATTGTGAAACCATCAGGTATAAAGGATCAAGAAATATGAATCAAATGCGCAAGATTGAGCAAGTCAAATGGCCAAGcagttaaggcaggggcgccgttaaCGTTTGAGGACgacttctcggataaggactataaaccgtaggtccagtgtacaccgTTATAACCTGTGTACACaataaagaacccagttcatcattcaagacgagtagggggttaccccggtgaactggtacACAAAAtggcccctgtatcaggggaaTTACCACCTATCTAATAGGACAGTGAtcaatttactattggtaatccttggccacatgagCCAAAAgacataaaatttaaataaataaaatcataagaTGTCTGGTTGCAAGTTCTTGACTACATACCATAAATAATTACTAACCTTAGCTTGATCAATTGCTTTCTGTGGCAACATGACCCTAGGGAAAGCATACATTGCCCCTTGCACGGTGTTACAACTAACTCCATCTAGGGCATTGAAGCTATCAGCAACCAGCTTAGCTTTCTGGGCCAAATTCGACAAAACCTCTTTCTTCTCCTATATATTGGTttagaaaattatgaaatatataaattattacatacaaaatattttatttactcttgtttaaaaatgaaaattgtttaGTAAATGAAATCATTCTTTTGACCTTTGAAATTTACATACctttatgaataattcataagATGGTTCTCCTTCAACAGGGGGGTTGACTACAACATCCATCGCTGCctaacaaaaatttaaaaaaaacattgttagtATAGCCTTTTTTGCAAATTTCAAATGAGGTAGATATGCATCAGAATTTTTAGGACCCACAACATTAAATCAAGCGTTTTTCTAGGTCTAAATCAAATAATCTCTGCTACATATGTAACACAgccaactctcccaatactggactctctgcaaacccaaaaaaaaaaaactctccCAAAATCAGACTTTTCATGAGGTCCAAAATGTCCTATATTCCTTTTTACCATTacaaacacattccgaataccagattTTCCAGAaaatagaatctgtatctatcctgagcagaaACTGTCCGTCCGCTCCACATTGTTGTAAATGGTcgaaggaataacatagattctatatctTTATTACCATTAGCCCTGGTCTGTGTAAATCGACCTTAATAGTGTTTAGTGACAGTAGAATTGAATGGGCTTACCTGTCCTGTGACAGTTGGACACAGTTTGGCCGATATTAACTTGGACAATTGCAGATTGACATCAGGGTCAAGGTTGATTGCTTCACAGTAACCCCCTCGCAAGCCGCACctatcaatcaaataaaaatagtatcataataatatggtacatagttcattttatataacacctatataaattcctgtcatttgattggacgaatgtgggtcacatggcgtgcaatagtacgcactattcaacgatcgttaaatagtactttttgaaacatttttgtttgttatttagatgttatataaaacaaataatgaatgttttgtattcgtgtaatggtacaaataatggcacttggtgaatgatgaaaggttatatcaactcggctttgcctcgttgatataaccttcatcattcacctcgtgccattatttgtaccattgcactcataaacattcattatttgtataatagatCATATGCCCACATTTCATGACCTGTCGCATTTGGTCTAGACATAGTTACAATAAGATTGATAGTGTTCAAGTGTGACGAAAGCAAATCAAGTAAACAACTCACTCTCCAACATATCCCTTTGAAGTTGAATGGAACGAAGCAAGTTCCAGGTGAGCATAGTCTGGGCCTAGTTCTGTTAAAACTTTCTTAAATGAGTGATACTCGCATCCCTTGGCATAAACATTATCTTGATAAACctgcaaaaacaaaacaaaaattaagggGTAAAAATCCAAGTTTAATTGTGgttctttttatttcatcacaTCAAACAGCGAGCATAAACCCACCAGtaacaggatggataaactattttataatttatcgtgcttataaagtCTCATTTAATGCTTAAGGAGAGGAGTTGAAAGAGCCATGAGTTACAAtgctggcactaggtcaggattcaATTCAAtgcaaaatttaattttaccacaacagaaaaaaaagtatatagataaataaataaatattgacatAATGCTTTGAGTGAAATTGGTACCAaattgggattggaaggcaagcatgttaaccaccaagctacagctccactactgtTTCGGTACTTTTGATCCCTTTGCAACTCAAAACAGAACTATTTTGGGAATGGGTGCAAATGAACCTACAAAGCCAAAATGTACAAAAACGTATATACAATTTAACCGAAGAAAACAAGGGTGCGTTAAAACTGGCCTTCATTTAA
This region of Antedon mediterranea chromosome 8, ecAntMedi1.1, whole genome shotgun sequence genomic DNA includes:
- the LOC140057730 gene encoding transport and Golgi organization protein 6 homolog, producing the protein MAAYSSRDVLHAITILVSPIQQKPENITVTEYGLSSLFQINLKELHSKIHEDRFSELHQSLPKYEQFEKSSEYVSLFLETCSQLLLCLKRSLLLNIKQEKKKQKENEAFIKKRPHDYAPPLAPDALSISDQKIVTTLTQFIVCLGISPNLDAGVGIPLSMRSEFSEFLTETRTFSDMNKKQNLVKVLNILLECTKVTTLGSVILSKFLNDFLAALLQLSFKPFRKQIPVPGAKRTPDDPLAGSSVVSEDRLASSSGTSEGQLAESSLAITDNLTDDRHIWRKELDALLNKLYQPMVIRELLLLQGGPLKTSGTKQKSPLSPAPAWLRKACGKLLSERLMKPDGVYNVLSGILHCTGGDGNWKQCEMIGKLLVNCPKHIPLDVYYQSICPQVLDLVACKDVLTMKKFLRIACSFINNVITRHYQLALELLIHPLQEPLLKCVHKDINTLSSPGSIVVLENSLSSCIDSLHRVYVIGGSEASHDLLQSIQPIIHPLFKLCIFLNNGISHLRSPVEDLIHQYFKMTDTSISIQVLQHLTLLQHNSHLDVMSPHLNFLPGSAGGAIVAVSEDNGSSETASIDVVGDQDVAATVLFEIFGKSKMNKLMGDFFIAVLNELTNIMSSNTEDDAVHTSEKPPVSEVLLQFEIDQSDKLHNIQHALVVLNLVAKICDEMGPDVLENKKQMIAFIEATLQRVCKGMERTRSQENSAMFEDETLSMALGLLGLIVADIKQVEKDLKKMLSSLLPLLTVIADNYGNEYLKEMALNLLISIGTHGALKVDAPKDVRPRMKSELAKQAKDLLSLQDKHSPKSCSGENDAVVESKEQVRKEMPNETVLGQKPKKLSHSSKDSLRSTELKHLPVSDGTTKTRKTKEEPDEEIVSESFDEAYKDLFDPLLPVRGHALIALSKLLHAKDPKAMQKKDTLFVIFKEKLTDDDSYIYLAAIRGLEAMADVYPDQVIPALCEEYANSRQAGCDAEIRMKIGESLVKATRNLGELVPHYRQDLLNCILTVTKHPDSDLRASSLTNLGEVCKLLRFSLGSVIYEVMNCLVSILKTDSEIIVKRACVNVVTLMLRGLGEEAMSVLESSLLDLYRSLKHILATENDDVVKLHAELALNEMDLFMREYLFPKQTLSKKIVVLP